A genomic stretch from Prionailurus bengalensis isolate Pbe53 chromosome E2, Fcat_Pben_1.1_paternal_pri, whole genome shotgun sequence includes:
- the ATXN1L gene encoding ataxin-1-like → MKPVHERSQECLPPKKRDLPVTSEDMGRTTSCSTNHTPSSDASEWSRGVVVAGQSQAGARVSLGGDGAEAITGLTVDQYGMLYKVAVPPATFSPTGLPSVVNMSPLPPTFNVASSLIQHPGIHYPPIHYAQLPSTSLQFIGSPYSLPYAVPPNFLPSPLLSPSANLATSHLPHFVPYASLLAEGATPPPQASSPAHSFNKVPSATSPPGQLPHHSSTQPLDLAPGRMPIYYQMSRLPAGYTLHETPPAGASPVLTPQEGQSALEAAAANGQRQRERNLVRRESEALDSPNSKSEGQGLVPVVECVVDGQLFSGSQTARVEVAVPAHRGTPDTDLEVQRVVGALASQDYRVVTAQRKDEPSPLNLSHHTPDHQGEGRGSARNPAEMAEKNQARGFYPQSHQEPVKHRPLPKAMVVANGNLVPTGTDPGLLPMGSEILVASSLDMQARATFPDKEPTPPPITSSHVPSHFMKGAIIQLATGELKRVEDLQTQDFVRSAEVSGGLKIDSSTVVDIQESQWPGFVMLHFVVGEQQSKVSIEVPPEHPFFVYGQGWSSCSPGRTAQLFSLPCHRLQVGDVCISISLQSLNSNSVSQASCAPPGQLGPPRERPERTVLGPREQCDSEGKSQPPGEGSQMVEPSQPEPGAQACWPAPSFQRYSMQGEEARAALLRPSFISQEVKLSIEGRSNAGK, encoded by the coding sequence ATGAAACCTGTTCATGAGAGGAGTCAGGAATGCCTTCCACCAAAGAAACGAGACCTCCCCGTGACCAGCGAGGATATGGGGAGAACTACCAGCTGCTCAACTAACCACACACCCTCCAGTGATGCCTCTGAATGGTCCCGAGGGGTTGTGGTGGCCGGGCAGAGCCAGGCAGGAGCCAGAGTCAGCCTGGGGGGTGATGGAGCTGAGGCCATCACTGGTCTGACAGTGGACCAGTATGGTATGCTGTATAAGGTGGCTGTGCCACCTGCTACCTTCTCCCCAACTGGCCTCCCATCTGTGGTGAACATGAGCCCCTTGCCCCCCACATTTAATGTAGCGTCTTCACTGATTCAACATCCAGGAATCCACTATCCCCCAATCCACTATGCTCAACTCCCGTCCACCTCTCTGCAGTTTATCGGGTCTCCTTATAGCCTTCCCTATGCTGTGCCACCTAATTTCCTACCAAgtcccctcctttctccttctgccaaCCTCGCCACCTCTCACCTTCCTCACTTTGTGCCATATGCCTCACTCCTGGCAGAAGGAGCCACTCCTCCCCCCCAGGCTTCCTCCCCAGCCCACTCATTCAACAAAGTCCCTTCTGCCACCTCCCCACCTGGGCAGTTGCCACATCACTCGAGTACTCAGCCGCTGGACCTTGCTCCAGGCCGGATGCCCATTTATTATCAGATGTCCAGGCTACCTGCTGGGTACACTTTGCATGAAACCCCTCCAGCAGGTGCCAGCCCAGTTCTTACCCCTCAGGAGGGCCAGTCTGCTCTGGAAGCAGCCGCTGCCAATGGACAGAGACAGCGAGAACGAAACTTAGTAAGACGGGAAAGCGAAGCCCTCGACTCCCCCAACAGCAAGAGTGAAGGCCAGGGACTGGTGCCAGTGGTAGAATGTGTGGTGGATGGACAGTTGTTTTCAGGTTCTCAGACTGCACGGGTGGAGGTGGCAGTGCCAGCACACCGAGGGACCCCAGACACCGACCTTGAGGTCCAGCGGGTGGTTGGTGCTTTAGCTTCTCAGGACTATcgtgtggtgacagctcagaggaaGGATGAGCCCAGCCCTCTCAACCTGTCCCATCATACACCCGACCATCAGGGTGAGGGGCGAGGGTCAGCCAGGAACCCAGCAGAGATGGCCGAGAAAAATCAGGCCCGAGGGTTCTACCCTCAATCCCATCAGGAACCGGTGAAACACAGACCTTTACCCAAAGCAATGGTTGTAGCCAATGGCAACCTGGTGCCCACTGGAACTGACCCAGGTCTGCTGCCCATGGGCTCGGAGATCCTGGTGGCATCAAGTTTGGACATGCAGGCCAGAGCCACCTTCCCAGATAAGGAGCCAACGCCACCCCCCATTACCTCCTCCCACGTGCCCTCCCATTTCATGAAAGGCGCCATCATCCAGCTGGCTACAGGGGAGCTGAAGCGGGTGGAGGACCTCCAGACCCAGGACTTTGTGCGCAGTGCCGAAGTGAGCGGGGGGCTGAAGATTGACTCTAGCACGGTCGTGGACATTCAGGAGAGCCAGTGGCCTGGATTTGTCATGCTGCATTTCGTGGTTGGTGAGCAGCAGAGCAAAGTGAGCATCGAGGTGCCCCCTGAGCACCCCTTCTTTGTATATGGCCAGGGCTGGTCCTCCTGCAGCCCCGGGAGGACTGCACAGCTCTTCTCTTTGCCCTGCCATCGGCTGCAGGTGGGAGATGTCTGCATCTCTATCAGTTTACAGAGCTTGAACAGTAACTCAGTTTCTCAGGCTAGCTGTGCTCCCCCAGGCCAGCTGGGTCCCCCCCGAGAAAGGCCTGAGAGGACAGTCTTGGGACCCAGAGAGCAATGTGACAGTGAGGGGAAGAGCCAGCCGCCAGGCGAGGGCTCCCAAATGGTAGAGCCCTCGCAGCCGGAGCCTGGTGCTCAGGCCTGCTGGCCAGCCCCAAGCTTCCAAAGATACAGCATGCAAGGGGAGGAGGCACGGGCTGCACTGCTCCGTCCCTCTTTCATTTCACAGGAGGTAAAGCTGTCCATCGAAGGGCGTTCCAATGCAGGAAAATGA